One Tiliqua scincoides isolate rTilSci1 chromosome 9, rTilSci1.hap2, whole genome shotgun sequence DNA segment encodes these proteins:
- the CENPS gene encoding centromere protein S, protein MEQEREQLLERLQAAFHYTVACLCEEVAEDKEIQFSKQAIAAISEITFRQCEIFAKDLEMFARHAKRSTINLEDVKLLARRSNSLLRYITQKSEELTLNNLEQKGKRKQKSGTAKGKRTSEEQMDPLALESEDSNLV, encoded by the exons AGATTGCAAGCTGCTTTTCACTATACTGTTGCTTGCCTCTGTGAAGAAGTTGCAGAAGACAAAGAAATTCAGTTCAGTAAACAAGCCATCGCAGCTATTTCTGAGATCACCTTCAGACAGTGTG aaaTTTTTGCAAAGGACCTTGAAATGTTTGCTAG ACATGCAAAACGGAGCACAATTAATCTTGAAGATGTGAAGCTTTTGGCAAGAAGAAGCAACTCGTTG TTGAGGTACATCACCCAGAAGAGTGAAGAACTTACTTTGAATAACTTGGaacaaaaggggaaaagaaaacagaaatcgGGTACTGCTAAGGGAAAAAGAACTTCTGAGGAGCAGATGGACCCTTTGGCACTTGAGAGTGAAGATTCCAACCTGGTGTAA